The DNA window TTTTCTCGCCGACGTTTTCTCCGCGCTTCCGGCGTTTCGCTCGCTTTACCGTTGCTGGAGTCGTTTCAGCCACGCTCCGTACGGGCGGCCGGAAGTCCGGAAAAGGAGACGCCGCGACGGATGGTTTGTATTTGCACCAACATGGGCATGATCCCCGATTACTTCTGGCCTGAAGGGACGGGGAAAAATTATCAGCCCAGCGAGTACTTGTCCCTAATTGACGACTACCGAAATGACTTCACCATCTTTTCCGGCGTCTCCCATCCGGATGTCGATGGTGGGCATCACGCGGAAGTCAGCTATCTTACGGCTGCCCCTCACCCGTCAGCCGGGGGCTTTAAAAATACAATTTCTTTGGACCAATACGCTGCAGAGCGAGTTGGTATTCGTACCCGATTTCCGTTCCTCGCATTAAATGTGGGGGCGGAAAACGCAACCTTGTCGTGGACTGCTTCCGGCGTTCGAATTCCAGCCGAGCAGAGCCCTTCTGAAGTCTTCAAACGGCTGTTTGTTCAAGGCAGTAAGTCCGAGATTGACGCCCAGGTCCAGCGACTGCGCGATGGTCGCAGCGTTCTCGACGTTTTGACAGATAGAGCCAAACGTTTGGAGAAAGGGTTGCCTGCCTACGATCGCCAGAAAGTTCAACAGTACTTCCAAAGTGTTCGCGAATTGGAGCAGCGATTCGTGAAAGAGGAGCAATGGGAGTATCGTCCCAAGCCGGTGGTCAACTCCGCCCCCCCTGTTGATGTCGATGATCGAGCAGAGCTGATTGTCAGAACTGAACTCATGCATCAAATGGTCAAGCTGGCACTGGAGACGGATTCCACTCGGATTGTGACGTTGGTCATCGATCAGAACGCCAATCCCAAGGTAAACCTACCGGGCGTTAACGAAGGACACCACAGCCTGACCCATCACGGCCAACGGAAAAACTCAGTTGAACAGCTGAAAATCATTGAAGCGGCGCAGATGCAGACCTTCGGCGAATTCCTGAAGGTCCTCAAAAGTGTTCAAGAAGGAGATGAAACACTGCTGGATCGAACAATGGTGCTTTACGGCAGCAATCTTGGTAACGCCAACAGCCACGACAACAAAAACATGCCCATGATTCTGGCCGGCGGCGGTTTCCGGCATGGTCAACACTTGAGCTTCGATCGTCAGCACAATAAGCCGTTGCCGAACCTGTTCGTCAGTATGCTGCAACGGCTGGGTATCGAGACGGATCGCTTCGCGAGCAGTACCGGAACCATGAGTGGATTGGAGTTCGCGTGATCAGTTTCAAATTCCTCATCGCTGCCGGCCTGTTTGTCGCTTTCGCGACCTCTGATGTGTTCGCTGCGGAAGTCGCAACGCTCAAGGAACTTGTCGCGGCAATCCGCGATGGGCAAGAGGGCGATACGGTCGAGGTCACCGCTGGAATTTATCGGCTACAGGAACCGTTGGAACTAAAGAGTGGCATGACTCTACGCGGGGCGGGAGCCGACAAGACAGTCATCACGCATGCGGACGACTGGAAGCCGTCCACAAAGACGCTGCCTGATCCAGAGATGACGACCAAAGGAATGGACACCTACGCCTACCTGATTCGATTGGCCAACAGGGCATCGGGGGTGACTATTTCTGACCTGACGCTAAAGGGACCCCAATTGCACGGTGCTGTGTTCGGATTCGAGAACGAAGACTTGCATCTGCACGACTTGAGAATTCGAGACTTCCTCTGGTCCGGAATTCGAACGTTCGCAATGAAGAGAGCGAAGATTCACGACTGCGATTTCGTCGACGCCGGTGGACGTTGGCAGCGTGGCGGTACTCCAGGTGTAAAGGGTGGGATCACTGGCGGCGCAATCTTTGCGATTTGGATGAAGGAGAGCGAAATCGCCCACAACCGTTTCCGTCGCACACAAATGGAGAAGGAGAACGAGTTCTACGGCATCAAGTGTCGGCAGGGGAAGCAGTCTCGAATTCATCACAACACAATCGAGGTCAACTTTTCGATCGAAATGCCGTTCGAAAACGATGAGGATGTCGAGATCGATCACAATATCTGCCATGGAACAATCTCGATCCCGAAGCATGCCGGCGGACCAGTTCCCGAAAGTAACCGGACGTTTCATATCCATCACAACTACATGCGGCACAGCTATTCGATCGAGTTTGTCCGCAACGGCGTGGAGATTGACCACAACCTCTTTGACTTCGATACGAAGCAGGATGTTGGCAATCTCATCTCAGGTTTCGGCAAGGCTCCGGCTAAGGGGCCGGCTTCCTTTCATAATAATCTCGTCAGCAACCCCGGACGTGGTGTGATCTGGATCAATGAGCCTTACAACAGGCTCGTGGTCCGAAACAATCACATTGTGACACGAACCACCGCAACACCTCGCAAAGAAGGACTGTTCGGATTCAGTCCTGACTGCGACTTCTCCACCATTGCGATTCGAAACAATTTCATTGAGTGCAAAGGACAGCCCCGACCACTCATGCGAAACGACGAAAGCTACGGCGCCACAATCCAGAATAATCGCCTGGAAAATGTCTCAGACACAGATCGCTACGAAAATCTTCCCACCGATGCTCAGATCGGATTGGAAACGCCCCTTTTCTTTCAGTGTGGTGTCCATGAAGAACTGACAGTCAACGGTTGGGAGACCGGCAGAACTGTGCAAGATGTCGAGCAAGAATGACCTCGACAACGAGAGCCATTGTAAGACGCGACAACCGAAGTTCGGACGATGAGAACACCTCAGAGAAGCAGGCATCACGACACCAGATATATACGAAGTTTCCATGACGCAATTGCCAGATAGAAAAATGGTCCCTTTTCTTTCGTTGCTCTTGTTCGTAATGATCACGAACCATTCTGAATTGGATGCGGAAGAGCCTGCGGAGTTCTTTCGTGTCGAGCAAATCGATGGCGAGTGGAAGCTGCTTAATCCGAGCGGCGAGCCGTTCTATATGCGGGGCGTCAATCATTATGGTGATGGTTCGGGAATGCCCTGGAACCTGATCGAGACGCATGGATCTGTGGAGAACTGGCGGAAGTCCCTGAGAGACCGAAATATCCTTTGGGGATTCAACTACCTGCCTCCATCGATTGGTCCGACGGCCATTGATCCGGCGACCGTTGCGAAGCCTCATGGACACCATAATCTCATCAAGCGAACTCCCGAATGGTCGGCTGAACAATATGCCGAATTGGATTTCCCTTTCACGATTTTCCTGGAGTACCCGCGTCAATATATGTCGGGAAGCAATCTGCC is part of the Rubinisphaera margarita genome and encodes:
- a CDS encoding DUF1552 domain-containing protein; this encodes MSHQSPNWKFSRRRFLRASGVSLALPLLESFQPRSVRAAGSPEKETPRRMVCICTNMGMIPDYFWPEGTGKNYQPSEYLSLIDDYRNDFTIFSGVSHPDVDGGHHAEVSYLTAAPHPSAGGFKNTISLDQYAAERVGIRTRFPFLALNVGAENATLSWTASGVRIPAEQSPSEVFKRLFVQGSKSEIDAQVQRLRDGRSVLDVLTDRAKRLEKGLPAYDRQKVQQYFQSVRELEQRFVKEEQWEYRPKPVVNSAPPVDVDDRAELIVRTELMHQMVKLALETDSTRIVTLVIDQNANPKVNLPGVNEGHHSLTHHGQRKNSVEQLKIIEAAQMQTFGEFLKVLKSVQEGDETLLDRTMVLYGSNLGNANSHDNKNMPMILAGGGFRHGQHLSFDRQHNKPLPNLFVSMLQRLGIETDRFASSTGTMSGLEFA
- a CDS encoding right-handed parallel beta-helix repeat-containing protein; amino-acid sequence: MISFKFLIAAGLFVAFATSDVFAAEVATLKELVAAIRDGQEGDTVEVTAGIYRLQEPLELKSGMTLRGAGADKTVITHADDWKPSTKTLPDPEMTTKGMDTYAYLIRLANRASGVTISDLTLKGPQLHGAVFGFENEDLHLHDLRIRDFLWSGIRTFAMKRAKIHDCDFVDAGGRWQRGGTPGVKGGITGGAIFAIWMKESEIAHNRFRRTQMEKENEFYGIKCRQGKQSRIHHNTIEVNFSIEMPFENDEDVEIDHNICHGTISIPKHAGGPVPESNRTFHIHHNYMRHSYSIEFVRNGVEIDHNLFDFDTKQDVGNLISGFGKAPAKGPASFHNNLVSNPGRGVIWINEPYNRLVVRNNHIVTRTTATPRKEGLFGFSPDCDFSTIAIRNNFIECKGQPRPLMRNDESYGATIQNNRLENVSDTDRYENLPTDAQIGLETPLFFQCGVHEELTVNGWETGRTVQDVEQE